From Gracilimonas sp.:
TAATTTTGAGTTGCTGGCAAAAAGCATCAAAGAAAAGCTATACACTTTACCTGAAAATACTACCGTTTACCCGGGGCATGGTCCTGAGACCACAATCGCTCACGAGAAACAGCATAATCCCTTTATCAAGTAAAAAGTAGGGTTCAATCAGTCGGCTGATTCCTGCTTATTCTTGAGCTTATCAATCTGCTTTTGATAATGCTCTGCCTTGTCCTGATCCTTATCGATAAGCCGTTCGTACATTTTAATAGCCTCTGATTTCCGGCCTTGCTTTGAATGAATTTTGGCCAGGGTTTCGGTAACCACATCATCAATTTCTTCGGATTCCTTACTCAGGTCGGAATCATCAAAATCCTCATCATCGGTAGGAATTTGAATACGTTTAGATTCCACCGCTTCCAGCATCCCGATGAGCCTGTCCAAGTCCAAAATCGGTGAAGTACGTGAACCCTGTTGTAATTTAAGCTTAGAAGAAGTGTAAGAAGTAGTAGGGATAGCAGCTTCGAATTTTTCGGGGTGGACCAGGAAATAATGTAAGTGTTCCATTAACGGACTGCCGGGAGCATACGTTTTTGCTTTGAGTGCCTCTTTAATAGCATCTTGTTTGTTGTCCTGCAGATGATAAAACCATGATAGCAGAAAATGCCCAACCGCATCGGGACCTCTTTTCTTCAGGTGCTTCCTGAGTTTCCGGGTAATCTCCTCCGGATTCTCCTCAAACTTCTCCACATAAGAAGACAATGACTTTGGTATGTTGAATGGCAGTTGTTGCATGGGCTGTATTAAGACTGAACAATAATAAAGTGAAGTAGGGTTACAATCAAAGCTAATTACCAATTACTCACGGCATCATTAAACATGTTATTTGCTGCTTGTTCGAGAGCACTGTTTGCGGCTTCGTTTTCCCCGTTGATGGGGTCATCAGTAGGATCGTATGTAAACTTCCCGGAAAAGGTGTTGGTCCATTCCGGTTCTTCATTGGAGGCATATTTAAAGGTTGCCTGAACGGTAATTGTAACTTCGTTTTGGTCAGACTGTTCATCACCTCCAATACTGAAAGGGCGGTTAGTGTAGCCGGTTATTACCCCGTCCAGCACGGCATCGGCATCACTTTCATTATTTGCAAGCTGCAGTTTGCTTTGATTTACGAACCTGTTTATCAGCGCTTCATTCAGTCGATTACTCAAATCCCCAAGTCCGCTGTTTGATTGATCCGGAAAGAAAGGAATAAAAATGGTGTCTACACCTGGTGGAATAGAGGCCCCGGTAAAGCTATATCGCAGGCAGCTGCTAAAGGTCAGGCAGAAGGTGACCGTCAATAAAAGTAGTATTCTATTCAAGGCCATACTGATCCAGTTTGCGGTATAAGGTTCGTTCACTTACACCTAGCGTTTCGGATGCTTTTCTGCGATTTCCATCAAATCGTTTCAGGGCCTGCTGAATGAGAAATTTCTCTGCTTCCTCTATAGAAGGGATTTCATTGTTCTGGAGGAAATCAACGAGCTCCGTTTCTTCCTCTTCATCTAGTTCAGGCTGTTCGGGCATAGATTGCATTCCCAATGTGGCGTGGTCACCAAGATCAACATTTACACCGGATACTTCCGC
This genomic window contains:
- a CDS encoding LptE family protein, producing the protein MALNRILLLLTVTFCLTFSSCLRYSFTGASIPPGVDTIFIPFFPDQSNSGLGDLSNRLNEALINRFVNQSKLQLANNESDADAVLDGVITGYTNRPFSIGGDEQSDQNEVTITVQATFKYASNEEPEWTNTFSGKFTYDPTDDPINGENEAANSALEQAANNMFNDAVSNW